In Streptomyces longhuiensis, the following proteins share a genomic window:
- a CDS encoding cytochrome ubiquinol oxidase subunit I has protein sequence MALAPETLARWQFGITTVYHFLFVPLTISLAALTAILETAWVRTGKEHYLRATKFWGKLFLINIAMGVVTGIVQEFQFGMNWSDYSRFVGDIFGAPLAFEALIAFFFESTFIGLWIFGWDKLPKKLHCATIWLVSIGTILSAYFIMAANSFMQHPVGYRIVERDGTKRAELTDFAAVLFQETVLVNFWHVISASILVGGAFMTGIAIFHLRKKQHIRTMRMSLRLGLVTAMVGTLLTVVSADTLGKVMYEQQPMKMSAAEALWDTEKPAPFSIFAYGDVSKGHNTVAVEVPGVLSFLAKNDFNAEIPGINDINKAEQKKFGPGDYRPNIPTAYWSYRWMIGFGGVSMALCTAGLWLTRRRFWLAPEHRTGEDEVPKLMLTKNKELMPKLGIWWWRLAQWTLIFPIVGISWGWIFTETGRQPWVVYGVLRTRDAVSPGVSQGEVLTSLIVFALVYAALAVIEVKLMVKYIKQGPPELTEADLNPPTKIGGPGSGADSGDASDADRPMAFSY, from the coding sequence ATGGCTCTGGCGCCGGAAACTCTGGCGCGATGGCAGTTCGGCATCACGACCGTCTATCACTTCCTTTTTGTCCCCCTGACCATCTCGCTCGCCGCGCTGACGGCGATCCTCGAGACGGCCTGGGTGCGGACGGGCAAGGAGCACTACCTCCGGGCGACCAAGTTCTGGGGCAAGCTCTTCCTGATCAACATCGCCATGGGTGTCGTGACCGGCATCGTGCAGGAGTTCCAGTTCGGCATGAACTGGTCGGACTACTCGCGCTTCGTCGGCGACATCTTCGGCGCTCCGCTCGCCTTCGAGGCGCTGATCGCCTTCTTCTTCGAGTCGACCTTCATCGGTCTGTGGATCTTCGGCTGGGACAAGCTCCCGAAGAAGCTGCACTGCGCCACGATCTGGCTGGTGTCCATCGGCACGATCCTGTCGGCGTACTTCATCATGGCCGCCAACTCGTTCATGCAGCATCCGGTCGGCTACCGGATCGTGGAGCGGGACGGCACCAAGCGCGCCGAGCTGACCGACTTCGCCGCCGTGCTCTTCCAGGAGACGGTGCTCGTCAACTTCTGGCATGTGATCAGCGCGTCCATCCTGGTGGGCGGCGCGTTCATGACCGGCATAGCGATCTTCCACCTGCGCAAGAAGCAGCACATCCGCACCATGCGGATGTCGCTGCGCCTCGGCCTGGTGACGGCCATGGTCGGCACGCTCCTCACTGTCGTCAGCGCGGACACGCTCGGCAAGGTGATGTACGAGCAGCAGCCGATGAAGATGTCGGCCGCGGAGGCGCTGTGGGACACGGAGAAGCCGGCGCCGTTCTCGATCTTCGCGTACGGCGATGTCTCCAAGGGCCACAACACGGTGGCCGTCGAAGTCCCGGGCGTGCTGTCCTTCCTCGCCAAGAACGACTTCAACGCCGAGATCCCCGGGATCAACGACATCAACAAGGCGGAGCAGAAGAAGTTCGGGCCCGGTGACTACCGCCCCAACATCCCCACCGCCTACTGGTCGTACCGCTGGATGATCGGCTTCGGTGGGGTCTCGATGGCCCTGTGCACGGCGGGTCTGTGGCTCACCCGCCGCAGGTTCTGGCTGGCGCCGGAGCACCGCACCGGCGAGGACGAAGTGCCGAAGCTGATGCTCACCAAGAACAAGGAGCTGATGCCGAAGCTGGGCATCTGGTGGTGGCGCCTGGCCCAGTGGACGCTGATCTTCCCGATCGTCGGCATCTCCTGGGGCTGGATCTTCACCGAGACAGGGCGCCAGCCGTGGGTGGTCTACGGCGTGCTCAGGACCAGGGACGCGGTCTCCCCCGGCGTCTCGCAGGGCGAGGTGCTCACCTCCCTGATCGTGTTCGCGCTGGTCTACGCCGCGCTCGCCGTCATCGAGGTGAAGCTGATGGTCAAGTACATCAAGCAGGGACCGCCCGAACTCACCGAGGCCGACCTCAACCCGCCCACCAAGATCGGCGGCCCGGGATCCGGAGCGGACTCCGGTGACGCTTCCGATGCCGACCGGCCCATGGCCTTCTCGTACTGA
- the cydB gene encoding cytochrome d ubiquinol oxidase subunit II — translation MELHDVWFVLIAVLWIGYFFLEGFDFGIGVLTKVLARGRTERRVLINTIGPVWDGNEVWLLTAGGATFAAFPDWYATLFSGFYLPLLMILVCLIVRGVAFEYRAKRPEEKWQTNWEHAIFWTSLIPAVLWGVAFGNIVRGVKIDAHKEFVGSFWDLLNPYAILGGLVTLTLFTFHGAVFASLKTVGDIRVRARKMALGLGLLAAAFALAFLIWTQADKGDSSSLIAMIVTVAALAGAIVAIKAGREGWSFALSGITIAAAVAMLFLTLFPNVMPSSLDPDWSLTVTNASSSPYTLKIMTWCAAVATPIVLLYQSWTYWVFRKRIGTQHIADAAH, via the coding sequence ATGGAACTTCACGACGTCTGGTTCGTACTCATAGCGGTCCTGTGGATCGGCTACTTCTTCCTGGAGGGATTCGACTTCGGGATCGGGGTCCTGACCAAGGTGCTCGCCCGCGGACGCACCGAGCGGCGCGTCCTGATCAACACCATCGGACCCGTCTGGGACGGCAACGAGGTGTGGCTGCTCACGGCCGGCGGTGCGACGTTCGCCGCCTTCCCGGACTGGTACGCGACGCTTTTCTCGGGCTTCTACCTGCCGCTCCTGATGATCCTGGTCTGCCTGATCGTGCGGGGTGTCGCCTTCGAGTACCGGGCGAAGCGGCCCGAGGAGAAGTGGCAGACCAACTGGGAGCACGCGATCTTCTGGACCTCGCTGATCCCGGCCGTGCTGTGGGGCGTGGCCTTCGGGAACATCGTGCGCGGCGTGAAGATCGACGCGCACAAGGAGTTCGTGGGCAGCTTCTGGGACCTGCTCAACCCGTACGCGATCCTCGGCGGTCTGGTGACGCTGACGCTGTTCACCTTCCACGGCGCGGTGTTCGCCTCGCTCAAGACGGTGGGCGACATCCGGGTGCGGGCGCGGAAGATGGCGCTGGGCCTCGGTCTGTTGGCTGCGGCCTTCGCGCTCGCCTTCCTGATCTGGACCCAGGCCGACAAGGGCGACAGCTCGTCGCTGATCGCGATGATCGTCACGGTGGCCGCCCTCGCCGGCGCCATCGTCGCCATCAAGGCGGGGCGTGAGGGCTGGTCGTTCGCGCTGTCCGGCATCACGATCGCGGCAGCCGTCGCGATGCTTTTCCTGACGCTGTTCCCGAACGTCATGCCGTCTTCGCTCGACCCGGACTGGAGCCTCACGGTCACCAACGCCTCGTCGAGCCCCTACACCCTGAAGATCATGACCTGGTGCGCGGCGGTGGCGACGCCCATCGTGCTGCTCTACCAGTCGTGGACGTACTGGGTGTTCCGCAAGCGGATCGGCACGCAGCACATCGCCGACGCCGCACACTGA
- a CDS encoding LacI family DNA-binding transcriptional regulator: MTAAGKHQVSRAETTRRGTRQVRAGIRDVAAAAGVSITTVSDALNGKGRLPDATRRHVREVADRLGYRPSAAARTLRTGKSGLIGLTVTTYGDEPFTFTEFAYFAEMARAATSAALARGYALVILPATSRHDVWSNVALDGTVVIDPSDHDPVVTELVRQGLPVVSDGRPAGTLPVTAWVDNDHEAAVLGILDHLAAAGARRIGLLTGTTTDTYTHLSTSAYLHWCERIGQEPVYESYPAHDPCAGAVAADRLLARPDRPDAVYGLFDPNGTDLLAAARRYGLRVPEDLLLVCCSESTVYATTEPPITTLSLKPRQIGTAVVQLLIDAIEGVESDRTVEQVIPTELIVRTSSQRRPPRTTVSPPRSPGQG, encoded by the coding sequence ATGACAGCAGCAGGGAAGCACCAGGTGAGCAGGGCGGAGACCACCCGCCGGGGCACCCGGCAGGTGCGGGCGGGCATCAGAGACGTTGCCGCCGCCGCCGGGGTCTCCATCACGACTGTCTCCGATGCGCTCAACGGTAAGGGCCGGCTCCCGGACGCCACCCGACGCCATGTCCGCGAGGTCGCCGACCGGTTGGGCTATCGCCCCTCCGCGGCGGCCCGAACGCTCCGTACCGGAAAGTCGGGCCTCATCGGCCTGACCGTCACGACCTACGGGGATGAACCTTTCACCTTCACCGAATTCGCGTACTTCGCGGAAATGGCGAGAGCCGCCACCTCGGCGGCGCTCGCCCGCGGGTACGCCTTAGTCATCCTGCCCGCCACCTCACGCCACGACGTGTGGTCCAACGTCGCTCTCGACGGCACCGTCGTCATCGACCCGTCCGACCACGACCCGGTGGTCACCGAGCTGGTCCGCCAGGGCCTGCCCGTCGTCTCCGACGGGCGCCCCGCCGGCACGCTCCCCGTCACCGCCTGGGTCGACAACGACCACGAGGCCGCCGTCCTCGGCATCCTCGACCACCTCGCCGCCGCGGGGGCCCGCCGCATCGGACTGCTCACCGGCACGACCACGGACACGTACACCCATCTGTCCACCTCCGCGTACCTGCACTGGTGCGAGCGGATCGGACAGGAACCCGTGTACGAGTCTTATCCCGCGCACGACCCGTGCGCGGGGGCCGTCGCCGCCGACCGGCTCCTGGCCCGCCCCGACCGGCCCGACGCCGTGTACGGACTCTTCGACCCCAACGGCACGGACCTGCTCGCCGCCGCCCGCCGGTACGGCCTGCGCGTCCCCGAGGACCTGCTGCTCGTCTGCTGCAGCGAATCGACCGTCTACGCCACCACGGAACCGCCCATCACGACCCTCTCGCTCAAGCCGCGGCAGATCGGCACCGCGGTCGTCCAGCTCCTGATCGACGCCATCGAAGGGGTTGAATCGGACCGGACGGTCGAGCAGGTGATACCGACGGAACTCATCGTCCGGACCTCGTCCCAGCGCCGTCCGCCCCGCACGACGGTCAGCCCGCCCCGCTCCCCGGGACAGGGCTGA
- the cydD gene encoding thiol reductant ABC exporter subunit CydD, whose amino-acid sequence MKPIDQRLLRYARATRLFLIAVVVLGVAGAGLVIAQAMLISEVVVGAFEHGLDVSALRTPLLLLALVAAGRGLVSWLTELAAHRASAAVKSELRGRLLERAFRLGPGWLSGQRTGSLVALATRGVDALDDYFSRYLPQLGLAVVVPVAVLARIVTEDWVSAAIIVCTLPLIPVFMILIGWATQSHMDRQWQLLSRLSGHFLDVVAGLPTLKVFGRAKAQAESIRRITGEYRQATMRTLRIAFLSSFALELLSTLSVALVAVTIGMRLVHGDMDLYVGLVILVLAPEAYLPLRQVGAQYHAAAEGLAAAEEIFAVLETPVAPSGAGAVPAATGIAFDGVTVRYPGRSADAVSEADFEVAPGETVALVGPSGVGKSTLLSAALGFVRPQAGRVLVGGADLAGLDREAWHARVAWVPQRPQLYAGSIADNVRLARPDASPAEVEEALREAGAQDFVRALPDGADTLLGEDGAGLSAGQRQRLALARAFLADRPVVLLDEPTAALDGETEAGIVDAVRRLAAGRTVLLVVHRPALLAVADRVVRLDAPRSPAMAGEPAVRPVPPVQAAERPVSVEDGHASAPSGESRGSVLSRLRGATRARRGRLALALLLGALALGSAVGLMATSGWLISRASQQPPVMYLMVAVTATRAFGIGRACFRYGERVVSHDAVLRMLADTRVAVYRRLERLAPAGLRATRRGDLLSRLVSDVDALQDYWLRWLLPASAAAVVGAASVAFTAWMLPAAGAVLAVGLLFAGIGVPLLSGTVARRAERRLAPARGTLATRVAELLTGTAELTVAGALPARTAQAKAADSVLTRIASRAATATALGDGLTALITGLTVAGAALAGVQGVREGRLDGVQLAVVVLTPLAAFEAVMGLPLAVQYRQRVKKSAERVHEVLDAPDPVREPESPAQAPQDPFPLLVRGLAARHEGQGRDALHGVDLTLERGRRVAVVGPSGSGKTTLAQVLLRFLDAGEGTYTLAGQDAYGLEGDAVRRLVGLCAQDAHLFDSSVRENLLLAKKDATDDELREVLAAARLLEWADSLPDGLGTLVGEHGARLSGGQRQRLALARALLADFPVLVLDEPAEHLDLPTADALTADLLSATEGRTTLLITHRMAGLDAVDEVIVLDAGRVVQRGRYEDLLAVDGPLRALREREREAELLVAG is encoded by the coding sequence GTGAAACCGATCGACCAGCGTCTGCTCCGGTACGCCAGGGCCACTCGCCTCTTCCTGATCGCGGTGGTGGTCCTCGGCGTGGCCGGGGCGGGCCTGGTCATCGCTCAGGCGATGCTCATCTCCGAAGTGGTGGTGGGGGCCTTCGAGCACGGCCTTGATGTCTCCGCCCTGCGCACACCGCTCTTGCTGCTGGCGCTGGTGGCGGCCGGGCGGGGCCTGGTCTCCTGGCTGACCGAGCTGGCCGCTCACCGGGCCAGCGCGGCGGTCAAGTCGGAACTGCGCGGACGGCTCCTGGAGCGCGCCTTCCGGCTGGGCCCGGGGTGGCTCAGTGGGCAGCGGACCGGTTCCCTGGTGGCGCTCGCGACGCGGGGCGTGGACGCGCTCGACGACTACTTCTCGCGTTATCTGCCGCAGTTGGGCCTCGCGGTGGTGGTGCCCGTGGCGGTGCTCGCGCGCATCGTCACCGAGGACTGGGTGTCCGCGGCGATCATCGTCTGCACCTTGCCCCTGATCCCCGTATTCATGATCCTCATCGGCTGGGCCACCCAGTCCCACATGGACCGTCAGTGGCAGCTCCTGTCCCGGCTCTCGGGGCACTTCCTGGATGTGGTCGCCGGCCTGCCGACGCTGAAGGTGTTCGGCCGGGCCAAGGCGCAGGCCGAGTCGATCCGCCGGATCACCGGCGAGTACCGGCAGGCGACGATGCGGACCCTGCGCATCGCCTTCCTGTCGTCGTTCGCCCTCGAACTCCTGTCGACGCTGTCGGTCGCCCTGGTGGCCGTGACCATCGGCATGCGGCTCGTGCACGGCGACATGGACCTCTACGTGGGGCTGGTCATCCTCGTCCTCGCGCCCGAGGCCTATCTGCCGCTGCGTCAGGTCGGCGCGCAGTACCACGCGGCGGCCGAGGGACTCGCCGCCGCGGAGGAGATCTTCGCCGTCCTGGAGACCCCGGTGGCGCCGTCCGGTGCCGGCGCGGTGCCCGCGGCCACCGGAATCGCCTTCGACGGAGTGACCGTCCGCTATCCCGGCCGGTCCGCGGACGCCGTCTCGGAGGCCGACTTCGAGGTCGCCCCCGGTGAGACGGTGGCACTCGTCGGCCCGAGCGGCGTGGGCAAGTCGACGCTGCTGAGCGCGGCGCTCGGATTCGTCCGTCCTCAGGCCGGGCGGGTCCTGGTCGGAGGCGCCGATCTGGCCGGTCTCGACCGGGAGGCGTGGCACGCGCGCGTGGCCTGGGTGCCTCAGCGACCGCAGCTGTACGCCGGGTCGATCGCGGACAACGTGCGGCTCGCGCGGCCCGACGCGTCGCCCGCGGAGGTCGAGGAGGCGTTGCGCGAGGCGGGGGCCCAGGACTTCGTCCGTGCGCTGCCCGACGGCGCGGACACCCTGCTCGGCGAGGACGGGGCCGGACTCTCGGCCGGGCAGCGGCAACGGCTCGCCCTGGCACGGGCGTTCCTCGCCGACCGGCCCGTGGTGCTGCTGGACGAGCCGACGGCCGCGCTCGACGGCGAGACCGAGGCGGGGATCGTCGATGCGGTCCGCAGGCTCGCCGCCGGCCGGACCGTCCTTCTGGTGGTGCACCGTCCCGCGCTGCTGGCCGTCGCCGACCGGGTGGTGCGTCTCGACGCTCCGCGTTCCCCTGCGATGGCGGGGGAGCCTGCGGTACGTCCTGTGCCGCCGGTCCAGGCGGCCGAACGGCCCGTTTCGGTAGAGGACGGTCACGCATCGGCCCCGTCCGGAGAGAGCCGGGGCAGTGTGCTCTCGCGGCTGCGAGGCGCCACACGGGCGCGGAGGGGGCGGCTTGCTCTCGCGCTGCTGCTCGGCGCGCTCGCACTCGGCAGCGCCGTCGGGCTCATGGCGACCTCCGGGTGGCTCATCTCGCGGGCCTCGCAGCAGCCGCCCGTGATGTACCTGATGGTGGCCGTCACGGCCACCCGCGCCTTCGGGATCGGGCGAGCCTGCTTCCGATACGGCGAGCGAGTCGTGTCGCACGACGCCGTGCTGCGGATGCTCGCGGACACCCGGGTCGCCGTCTACCGGCGGCTGGAGCGGCTCGCCCCGGCGGGCCTGCGCGCGACGCGCCGAGGTGATCTGCTCTCCCGGCTCGTCTCCGATGTGGACGCCCTCCAGGACTACTGGCTGCGCTGGCTGCTGCCCGCGTCGGCCGCCGCGGTGGTCGGTGCCGCCTCCGTCGCGTTCACCGCCTGGATGCTGCCCGCCGCCGGTGCCGTGCTCGCCGTGGGCCTGCTGTTCGCGGGGATCGGCGTGCCGCTGCTCTCCGGAACTGTCGCCCGCCGCGCCGAGCGCCGGCTGGCTCCCGCGCGCGGGACGCTCGCCACCCGCGTGGCCGAACTCCTCACCGGCACCGCCGAACTGACCGTCGCGGGAGCGCTGCCCGCGCGCACCGCGCAGGCGAAGGCCGCCGACTCCGTGCTGACGCGGATCGCGTCCCGCGCCGCCACGGCCACCGCGCTGGGCGACGGTCTCACCGCGCTGATCACCGGTCTCACCGTGGCAGGTGCCGCGCTCGCCGGGGTGCAGGGAGTGCGCGAGGGCCGCCTCGACGGGGTCCAGCTCGCGGTCGTCGTCCTCACGCCGCTGGCCGCGTTCGAGGCCGTCATGGGACTCCCGCTCGCCGTGCAGTACCGCCAGCGGGTCAAGAAGAGCGCCGAACGTGTCCACGAGGTCCTGGACGCGCCGGACCCCGTACGGGAACCGGAGTCGCCCGCGCAGGCGCCGCAGGACCCCTTCCCTCTGCTCGTGCGCGGTCTCGCCGCGCGCCACGAGGGGCAGGGCCGGGACGCGCTCCACGGGGTCGATCTCACGCTGGAGCGGGGCCGCAGGGTCGCCGTCGTCGGCCCGTCGGGATCCGGAAAGACGACGCTCGCCCAGGTCCTGCTGCGGTTCCTGGACGCGGGCGAGGGCACGTACACCCTGGCCGGGCAGGACGCGTACGGGCTCGAAGGGGATGCGGTGCGGCGGCTCGTCGGGCTGTGCGCGCAGGACGCGCACCTTTTCGACAGCTCCGTGCGCGAGAACCTGCTCCTCGCCAAGAAGGACGCCACCGACGACGAACTGCGCGAAGTCCTGGCCGCCGCACGCCTCCTGGAGTGGGCCGATTCGCTGCCCGACGGGCTCGGCACCCTCGTCGGCGAACACGGCGCGCGCCTGTCCGGGGGCCAGCGGCAGCGGCTCGCCCTGGCCCGCGCCCTGCTCGCCGACTTCCCCGTCCTCGTACTCGACGAGCCCGCCGAGCACCTCGACCTGCCGACGGCGGACGCGCTCACGGCGGACCTCCTGTCCGCGACCGAGGGCCGCACGACGCTGCTGATCACACACCGGATGGCCGGCCTCGACGCCGTGGACGAGGTGATCGTCCTCGACGCGGGACGGGTCGTGCAGCGCGGCAGGTACGAGGATCTGCTGGCGGTCGACGGACCGTTGCGCGCGCTGCGGGAACGCGAGCGGGAGGCGGAGCTGTTGGTGGCCGGGTAG
- a CDS encoding GAF domain-containing protein yields the protein MSAAPVPGTTPPSDGERDSSDALEAATQATRGLQGLSAELTARVPQLLEAMRSVGTGPELHTTLDRICETAAELADARYAAIGVVSEDGKALSDFVFHGVDVEEAELIGRLPDGHRGLLGALIHDPGPVRLANLADDPRSCGFPAHHPPMRTFLGVPIRVQGEIFGNLYLTEKHGGVEFNEYDLNMVRVLATEAGIAIGNARLYEAARQRERWIDGSVAVTTALLSGSDAEEALQVVAEQARHLSGSAAGIVLLPAEEGGMEIVAVSSDEPSQALGVVIPAESEIVAELLRGATVFVDDASTDPRILTDLARDYGPAMMLPLQSDGRVLGTLVTPRARGARPFTDAERTLATQFAAQAALALMMAEAQRDRERLAVYEDRDRIARDLHDLVIQRLFATGMMLESAQRRSVVPEVQVGIGKAVDELDVTIQEIRTAIFALQQGPAEAPSGLRTRVLREINMAAVPLGFKPTHHFAGAVDSVVGELTGKNLIAALREALSNAFRHAEAARIDVVVDANVTLPDGQRGVRLTVSDDGIGIPEGGRRSGLKNLKRRAESLGGDSWYGPGIGEDGGGTAVVWQAPH from the coding sequence ATGTCAGCTGCACCGGTGCCCGGCACCACCCCACCGTCCGACGGCGAGCGGGACTCCTCCGACGCGCTGGAGGCGGCGACGCAGGCGACGCGCGGACTCCAGGGACTGTCCGCCGAGCTGACCGCGCGGGTGCCGCAGCTGCTCGAAGCGATGCGCTCCGTGGGCACCGGTCCGGAACTGCACACCACCCTCGACCGCATCTGCGAGACGGCTGCCGAACTCGCCGACGCCCGCTACGCGGCGATCGGCGTCGTCTCCGAGGACGGCAAGGCGCTCTCGGACTTCGTCTTCCACGGAGTCGACGTGGAGGAGGCGGAGCTCATCGGACGGCTCCCCGACGGCCACCGCGGGCTCCTCGGGGCGCTCATCCACGACCCGGGCCCGGTACGCCTCGCGAACCTGGCCGACGACCCCCGCTCCTGCGGCTTTCCGGCCCACCACCCGCCGATGCGGACCTTTTTGGGTGTCCCCATCCGCGTACAGGGGGAGATCTTCGGCAACCTCTATCTGACGGAGAAGCACGGCGGGGTCGAGTTCAACGAATACGACCTGAACATGGTCCGCGTCCTCGCCACGGAGGCCGGCATCGCCATCGGCAACGCGCGCCTGTACGAGGCCGCCAGGCAGCGCGAGCGGTGGATCGACGGGTCCGTGGCCGTCACGACCGCCCTGCTGTCCGGCAGTGACGCCGAGGAAGCCCTCCAGGTCGTCGCCGAACAGGCCAGGCACCTGTCGGGCTCGGCGGCCGGCATCGTCCTCCTGCCGGCCGAGGAGGGCGGCATGGAGATCGTCGCCGTCTCGTCGGACGAACCGTCGCAGGCCCTCGGCGTGGTCATCCCGGCCGAGAGCGAGATCGTCGCCGAACTCCTGCGCGGCGCGACGGTGTTCGTCGACGACGCGTCCACCGACCCCCGCATACTGACCGATCTCGCGCGCGACTACGGTCCCGCGATGATGCTGCCCCTCCAGAGCGACGGCCGTGTCCTCGGCACACTCGTGACGCCACGCGCGCGTGGCGCCCGGCCCTTCACCGACGCGGAGCGCACTCTCGCCACCCAGTTCGCCGCGCAGGCCGCACTCGCGCTGATGATGGCGGAGGCGCAGCGTGACCGGGAGCGGCTCGCGGTGTACGAGGACCGCGACCGGATCGCCCGCGATCTCCACGACCTCGTCATCCAGCGTCTGTTCGCCACCGGGATGATGCTGGAGAGCGCCCAGCGCAGGTCCGTCGTGCCCGAGGTGCAGGTCGGTATCGGCAAGGCCGTCGACGAACTGGACGTCACCATCCAGGAGATCCGCACGGCCATCTTCGCGCTCCAGCAGGGGCCCGCCGAGGCGCCCTCGGGCCTGCGCACACGCGTCCTGCGCGAGATCAACATGGCGGCCGTGCCGCTCGGCTTCAAGCCCACGCACCACTTCGCCGGCGCCGTCGACAGCGTGGTCGGCGAACTCACCGGCAAGAACCTCATCGCGGCCCTGCGCGAGGCGCTGTCCAACGCGTTCCGGCACGCGGAGGCCGCCCGTATCGACGTGGTCGTCGACGCGAACGTCACGCTCCCCGACGGGCAGCGCGGCGTCCGGCTGACGGTCTCCGACGACGGCATCGGCATCCCGGAGGGCGGCCGGCGCAGCGGCCTCAAGAACCTCAAGCGACGGGCCGAGTCCCTGGGCGGCGACAGCTGGTACGGGCCGGGCATCGGCGAGGACGGGGGCGGTACGGCGGTGGTCTGGCAGGCGCCGCACTGA
- the hisC gene encoding histidinol-phosphate transaminase: MSETSPKLRAELEGIPTYKPGKAAAAGGPVAYKLSSNENPYPPLPGVMESAVAAAGSFNRYPDMACTGLMNELAERFAVPVTHLATGTGSVGVAQQLLQATSGPGDEVMYAWRSFEAYPIITQISGAKAVEVPLTSGEVHDLDAMADAITDRTRLIFVCNPNNPTGTVVRRAELERFLDRVPSDVLVVLDEAYREFIRDAEVPDGVQIYRDRPNVAVLRTFSKAYGLAGLRVGFAIAHEPVAAALRKTAVPFGVSQLAQDAAVASLRAEDELLGRVGSLVCERNRVVEALRAQGWTVPETHANFVWLRLGERTADFAAACEQAGVVVRPFAGEGMRATIAEAEANDVFLNTAAAFRKEL, encoded by the coding sequence GTGAGCGAGACGAGCCCCAAGCTGCGTGCCGAGCTGGAGGGTATTCCCACCTACAAGCCGGGCAAGGCTGCCGCGGCCGGGGGGCCGGTGGCGTACAAGCTTTCCTCGAACGAGAACCCCTATCCGCCGCTTCCCGGCGTGATGGAGAGTGCCGTCGCGGCGGCCGGTTCCTTCAACCGCTACCCGGACATGGCCTGCACCGGGCTGATGAACGAGCTGGCGGAACGATTCGCGGTGCCGGTCACGCACCTGGCCACGGGCACCGGCTCGGTCGGGGTCGCGCAGCAGCTGCTCCAGGCGACCAGTGGCCCCGGTGACGAGGTCATGTACGCCTGGCGGTCCTTCGAGGCGTACCCGATCATCACGCAGATCAGCGGCGCCAAGGCGGTGGAGGTGCCGCTGACGTCCGGCGAGGTCCACGACCTCGACGCGATGGCCGACGCGATCACCGACCGCACGCGCCTGATCTTCGTGTGCAACCCGAACAACCCGACAGGAACGGTGGTGCGCCGGGCCGAGCTCGAGCGGTTCCTCGACCGGGTCCCGAGCGATGTCCTGGTCGTGCTCGACGAGGCGTACCGCGAGTTCATCCGTGACGCCGAGGTGCCGGACGGCGTCCAGATCTACCGGGACCGTCCGAATGTCGCCGTCCTGCGGACGTTCTCCAAGGCGTACGGGCTCGCGGGCCTGCGGGTCGGCTTCGCCATCGCCCATGAGCCGGTGGCGGCCGCGCTGCGCAAGACGGCGGTGCCGTTCGGCGTGAGCCAGCTCGCGCAGGACGCGGCGGTCGCCTCGCTGCGGGCCGAGGACGAGCTGCTGGGCCGGGTCGGCTCGCTGGTGTGTGAGCGCAACCGTGTGGTCGAGGCGCTGCGGGCGCAGGGCTGGACGGTGCCGGAGACACACGCGAACTTCGTGTGGCTGCGGCTGGGGGAGCGCACGGCGGACTTCGCCGCGGCGTGTGAGCAGGCCGGTGTGGTCGTGCGGCCGTTCGCCGGCGAGGGCATGCGGGCCACGATCGCCGAGGCCGAGGCCAACGACGTCTTCCTGAACACGGCGGCGGCGTTCCGCAAGGAGCTGTAG